Genomic segment of Rhodocaloribacter litoris:
CTTGATGGCCTGCCCCAGGTGGTTGCCGAACTCCGAGAAGGCTGCAAGCGCCTGCCGGTCGCCCGCCAGGGCGTCTTCGTACATCTGTGCACCACTTCGCCCGTAGCGCTTCAGAAAGAACTGCCCGCTGCAGTAATCCTCGTAAATGCCGTCGAGGTACGGAATCATCCCGAATTCCCCGGCCCCACAGTTCACGCCTTCGTAGAGTTTTCCATCGATTACGATGCCGCCGGCGAAGCCCGTGCCCAGGATGAGCCCGATCACACTGCTACAACCACGTCCCTTTCCGAAACGCTGCTCGCCGAGTGCGAAGCAGTTTGCGTCGTTGTTGACGAACACCGGGAGATCGTAACGCGCCTCCATGATGGCCTTGAGCGGGACCTCTTTCCATGAGGGGATGTTCTGCACCTCATAGACGATGCCCTTCTTCGTGTCTACAACGCTCGGCACGCCGATGCCGAAGCTCGTCACGTCCGTCAGATCGAGCCGGTCGACGATGCCGAAGATCTGATCCAATACCTGCGAAACGGACCCGCCGGCGACGATCGTCGTCGCGGCATGCTCGACGACGCGCCCATCCGCTACCAGACCGGCGCGTACGTTCGTCGCCCCCAGGTCGATGCCGACGAGCCGGGGGGGCGTATTGCGACTACTATTTCTAGCTCCCATGTACTCAGAGATTGGCTTTTCTGGTGATCTTCTTCCTGGAAAGGTCGATCGTCTTATTCGTCACGAGCGGCTTCGCCCAGAACCCGACGCTCAGGATGTACCCGAGCGTGGCGTACAGAAAGATCATGCCGTAGCGAAGACCGGCAAGATCGCCCAGCCATCCAACGATGAGCGGCACGACGGCACCCCCGACGATGCCCGTAACGAGAATGCCCGAAAAGGACCCGTGATGCTGATCCATGGAGTTGAGTGCCAGCGAGAAGACGATCGACCACATGACCGAGGCGAAGAACCCGACCGCCGGGAAGGCCACGAGCGCCATGGCCCCCGAGCCGAAGAGTCCGGCCGTCAGGGCAACAATGGCCCCGAGCGTGAACCAGATCAGTACCCGGCGACTGTCGATGAACTTCAGCATGAGCAGTCCGAGCAGGGTGCCGGCCGTCATGGCACCCCAGAAGAACGACACGGTACGGGCACCAACCGTCTGTGGGTCGTAGCCGTGGTAGGATGACAGGAATTCGGAGATCCAGTTGGCGACACCCTGTTCGGTGCCTACATAGGCAAAGATCGCCAGGAAGTAGAGCACCACGATCGGATTCTTGAGCAGCTTGAGGTGCGTGGCCAGGGCACCGACCTGCTCGTCGACCTTGCGCTCTACCGCCGGGAAGCGTGAGCCGGCGATGATGACCACCATCACTGCCGACACCAGCGCAAAGATCCAGTAGAGTGAGATCCAGGGAAGCTCCGACGGCACGATGTCCGAGAGGAACCCCAGAATGCCACCGGAGGACGCCACCGGATCGGCCAGGTTGAGCACGAGATACGAGTAGACGAGCGGGCTCAGGAAAGAGGCCAGACCAAAAAAGAGCTGACCGAGCACGGAATTGAAGGCAAAGTGCTCCTCTCCTCCCGCCGCCCGCAACAGCGGATTGATGGCCACCTGGAGCGCCGCCATACCCGAGCCAATCAGAAAGAGCGAGACGACGGCGACAAGGTAGTTGGGAAAGAGGGCAAACACGAGGGCACCGACGAAGGCCACGCCGAAAGCACCGACCATCGTCTTTTTCTCACCGATCCGCTCCACGAGCAGGCCGGAGGGAATGGACATCACCCCGTAGGCGATGAAAAAAGCGAAGGGCAAGACGGCCACCAGTGTCAGGCTGAGATCGAAGTCTTCGATGATCTCCGGGACGAGCGGCCCGATGATGTTCGTCAGAAACGAAATCACGAAGAAGATCAGCAGGATGAGACCGACGATAAACAGGTTACGCTGCATAATACCTCCTGGGAAGGGAAAACAGGGGAAAAGGGGATAGCCGCTGCAAAGGCACGTAAACCAACTTCCCGGGACCTGTTGTAGGAACCTGGCCGCCCGTCTCGCGCCGCGGCGTTCGATACACCGGCGCACGGCGGGACAGAGGCCTACGTACACAACCACACCGACAATGGCTGCGCCTAGGGCGGCAGCGCGGGATGCCGCCTCCCGGTCCATGCCAAATGGTTCGGGTCACCGGTCAGCGCGCCGGGCCCGGCAAGTGTTCCGGCTTCACCCGATCGTCCGCCGGCTCCACAGCGGATGCCCTGGCCATAGCACACTCTCGCGATTGACCGAAGAACGGAGAAGAGGTGTGACGGGTACGGAGGGGCATGCGCATGCCCGTAAGCAAAGCACCCGGCTATGCGGGGCAGCAAAGCTGCGCGGCTGGGATATCCGGTACTGGCAGCCCGGGCGTTCGGATACGACCGGATAGGCAGATCCCTATGGCTGCAACGAGCAACGGCACGATGCAGCCGCCAGGTTGCCCTGGACAACAGGAGGGGCAGTTTCGTGAGCATCTCTGGTTCGGTTAGTGTACACGAATGGTTTCCGGTACCGTGTGCAGGCACCGAAAACCACCCGGGCCGCGACGTAGGGTCGCGCTCGACCAGAGAAAGATGGAGAGGAGAGGCTGCTCGGGGAGGCAGCCCGCTATGTGGAGGGCAATCCCTGATAACCTAGGATAAAGACTTTTGAAAGTCAACGTATAGCGGAGGTCCTTGCTATTGAGGGCATGGCTGCCCCTGACTAACCGAACCAACCGTGTAGGACGCGTTTGGCCGCACAGGTCGTGTTACACGTGTCCCGTCAACCCGGGCT
This window contains:
- a CDS encoding ROK family protein — encoded protein: MGARNSSRNTPPRLVGIDLGATNVRAGLVADGRVVEHAATTIVAGGSVSQVLDQIFGIVDRLDLTDVTSFGIGVPSVVDTKKGIVYEVQNIPSWKEVPLKAIMEARYDLPVFVNNDANCFALGEQRFGKGRGCSSVIGLILGTGFAGGIVIDGKLYEGVNCGAGEFGMIPYLDGIYEDYCSGQFFLKRYGRSGAQMYEDALAGDRQALAAFSEFGNHLGQAIKTVLFAYSPEVIVLGGSIRKAFSFFEADMRSALASFAYQSSLQQIRIEVSANDHIAILGAAALGLDAERASHVETWR
- a CDS encoding sugar MFS transporter, whose protein sequence is MQRNLFIVGLILLIFFVISFLTNIIGPLVPEIIEDFDLSLTLVAVLPFAFFIAYGVMSIPSGLLVERIGEKKTMVGAFGVAFVGALVFALFPNYLVAVVSLFLIGSGMAALQVAINPLLRAAGGEEHFAFNSVLGQLFFGLASFLSPLVYSYLVLNLADPVASSGGILGFLSDIVPSELPWISLYWIFALVSAVMVVIIAGSRFPAVERKVDEQVGALATHLKLLKNPIVVLYFLAIFAYVGTEQGVANWISEFLSSYHGYDPQTVGARTVSFFWGAMTAGTLLGLLMLKFIDSRRVLIWFTLGAIVALTAGLFGSGAMALVAFPAVGFFASVMWSIVFSLALNSMDQHHGSFSGILVTGIVGGAVVPLIVGWLGDLAGLRYGMIFLYATLGYILSVGFWAKPLVTNKTIDLSRKKITRKANL